Proteins encoded in a region of the Alosa sapidissima isolate fAloSap1 chromosome 19, fAloSap1.pri, whole genome shotgun sequence genome:
- the LOC121693624 gene encoding protein yippee-like 5: protein MCPAIVVHQEEPRAHCTNTGSDNGSEVFILMPKSSEGAVVLPVEAWIPNSNCDTILTNRSELISTRFTGATGWAFLLNKVVNLQYSEVQDHVMLTGRHMVCDVSCKNCNSKLGWIYEFATEDSQRYKEGRVILERALVRESKGFEEHVPSDAS, encoded by the exons ATGTGTCCAGCCATTGTTGTGCACCAGGAGGAACCCAGGGCCCACTGCACCAATACAGGGTCAGACAATGGGTCTGAAGTTTTCATCCTGATGCctaagagcagtgagggtgcaGTTGTCTTGCCCGTAGAG GCTTGGATACCTAACTCCAACTGTGACACCATTCTCACCAACCGCTCCGAGCTCATCTCCACACGATTTACAGGGGCCACAGGCTGGGCTTTCCTCCTCAAcaag gtggtcAACCTGCAGTACAGTGAGGTGCAGGACCACGTGATGCTGACGGGGAGGCACATGGTATGTGACGTGAGCTGTAAGAACTGCAACAGCAAGCTGGGCTGGATCTACGAATTTGCCACAGAGGACAGCCAGCGCTACAAGGAGGGCCGTGTCATCCTGGAGCGGGCGCTGGTGAGGGAGAGCAAGGGCTTCGAGGAGCACGTTCCCTCTGATGCTTCCTGA